Proteins encoded within one genomic window of Platichthys flesus chromosome 13, fPlaFle2.1, whole genome shotgun sequence:
- the esd gene encoding S-formylglutathione hydrolase isoform X2, whose amino-acid sequence MALTQVSSNKCAGGFQKVFEHESSELKCKMKFAVYVPPKAETDKCPVLYWLSGLTCTEQNVITKAGCQLAAAEHGIIIVAPDTSPRGCNIEGEDESWDFGTGAGFYVDATQEPWKSNYRMYSYVTEELPKLINANFPTAPDRMSISGHSMGGHGALVCALRNPGKYKAVSAFAPICNPVQCPWGQKAFAGYLGPDRATWEAYDATVLAASYSGPQLDILIDQGRDDQFLTASQLLPDNLIAVCSEKKIPVVFRLQPGYDHSYFFIYSFMNDHIKHHAKFLNV is encoded by the exons ATGGCTCTGACACAAGTTTCCTCCAACAAGTGCGCCGGCGGCTTCCAGAAGGTGTTCGAGCACGAGAG ctctgagttgAAGTGTAAGATGAAGTTTGCTGTGTACGTCCCTCCGAAGGCCGAGACGGACAAGTGTCCCGTCCTCTACTGGCTGTCCG GTCTGACGTGCACGGAGCAGAACGTCATCACTAAAGCTGGATGTCAACTCGCGGCTGCAGAGCACGGAATCATCATCGTGGCTCCGGACACCAGcccac GTGGCTGTAACATCGAGGGCGAGGACGAGAGCTGGGATTTCGGCACCGGAGCTGGTTTCTACGTTGACGCCACGCAGGAGCCTTGGAAATCAAACTACCGGATGTACTCGTACGTCACAGAGGAG CTCCCCAAGCTGATCAACGCTAACTTCCCCACCGCCCCCGACAGGATGTCCATCAGCGGTCACTCCATGGGCGGCCACGGGGCGCTGGTCTGCGCCCTGAGGAACCCTGGGAAGTACAAG gcCGTCTCCGCCTTCGCTCCGATCTGTAACCCGGTGCAGTGTCCCTGGGGACAGAAGGCCTTCGCCGGATACCTGGGCCCCGACCGGGCCACCTGGGAG gcgTACGATGCCACCGTGCTGGCGGCGTCGTACTCGGGACCTCAGCTCGACATCCTGATCGACCAGGGCCGTGATGACCAGTTCCTGACGGCCAGTCAGCTGCTGCCCGACAACCTGATCGCCGTCTGCTCCGAGAAGAAGATCCCTGTGGTCTTCAGACTGCAGCCG ggtTACGACCACAGCTACTTCTTCATCTACTCCTTCATGAACGACCACATCAAACATCACGCCAAGTTCCTGAacgtctga
- the esd gene encoding S-formylglutathione hydrolase isoform X1, whose amino-acid sequence MSVGSLRVIWKMALTQVSSNKCAGGFQKVFEHESSELKCKMKFAVYVPPKAETDKCPVLYWLSGLTCTEQNVITKAGCQLAAAEHGIIIVAPDTSPRGCNIEGEDESWDFGTGAGFYVDATQEPWKSNYRMYSYVTEELPKLINANFPTAPDRMSISGHSMGGHGALVCALRNPGKYKAVSAFAPICNPVQCPWGQKAFAGYLGPDRATWEAYDATVLAASYSGPQLDILIDQGRDDQFLTASQLLPDNLIAVCSEKKIPVVFRLQPGYDHSYFFIYSFMNDHIKHHAKFLNV is encoded by the exons ATGTCAGTGGGTTCGCTGCGAGTAAT TTGGAAAATGGCTCTGACACAAGTTTCCTCCAACAAGTGCGCCGGCGGCTTCCAGAAGGTGTTCGAGCACGAGAG ctctgagttgAAGTGTAAGATGAAGTTTGCTGTGTACGTCCCTCCGAAGGCCGAGACGGACAAGTGTCCCGTCCTCTACTGGCTGTCCG GTCTGACGTGCACGGAGCAGAACGTCATCACTAAAGCTGGATGTCAACTCGCGGCTGCAGAGCACGGAATCATCATCGTGGCTCCGGACACCAGcccac GTGGCTGTAACATCGAGGGCGAGGACGAGAGCTGGGATTTCGGCACCGGAGCTGGTTTCTACGTTGACGCCACGCAGGAGCCTTGGAAATCAAACTACCGGATGTACTCGTACGTCACAGAGGAG CTCCCCAAGCTGATCAACGCTAACTTCCCCACCGCCCCCGACAGGATGTCCATCAGCGGTCACTCCATGGGCGGCCACGGGGCGCTGGTCTGCGCCCTGAGGAACCCTGGGAAGTACAAG gcCGTCTCCGCCTTCGCTCCGATCTGTAACCCGGTGCAGTGTCCCTGGGGACAGAAGGCCTTCGCCGGATACCTGGGCCCCGACCGGGCCACCTGGGAG gcgTACGATGCCACCGTGCTGGCGGCGTCGTACTCGGGACCTCAGCTCGACATCCTGATCGACCAGGGCCGTGATGACCAGTTCCTGACGGCCAGTCAGCTGCTGCCCGACAACCTGATCGCCGTCTGCTCCGAGAAGAAGATCCCTGTGGTCTTCAGACTGCAGCCG ggtTACGACCACAGCTACTTCTTCATCTACTCCTTCATGAACGACCACATCAAACATCACGCCAAGTTCCTGAacgtctga